The following coding sequences are from one Nicotiana tomentosiformis chromosome 3, ASM39032v3, whole genome shotgun sequence window:
- the LOC138908385 gene encoding uncharacterized protein codes for MTSRSREVQRGASHPYVQVQQGKSIYPQHYYSPPIPQYSVDPPQYTVFNAQSYARCEYHSGAPGHNTDDCWTLKRAIERLIVEKLIIVMNGEDPPNVTKNLLPVHNDVHFVGIIGRDQEYKPVGRSEMTARTIQERTKLEVSPSQDVSLIVKGPPSSEKATLFVPKVSRLEVRSNVPNTRLYILGGHLITRQNQGGTKGIIELIIIKPAIQPRVTNMQTIPWNYNKTVVTYKCKEIIEEVGETRGLTRSWRCYSPEELRKSKQIREGQMPIKKLVTEEEAEELLKKMKVQDYSIIDQLRNTPAQISQLSQLIHSEEHTHVLMKILNEAHVSEKITVNQLEKVANRFFEVNKISFTADELPEEGAGHNRALHLIVKCEGHYINRVMVDGGSSVDIFPLSTLQRMKVNTNRIRLNNVRI; via the coding sequence atgacttcgagatctagggaagttcaaagaggggcatcgcacccttatgtgcaagttcagcaggggAAATCCATCTACCCTCAACATTATTATtccccgccaattcctcagtactctgtGGACCCACCACAgtatacagtgtttaatgctcaatcctatgctagatgtgaatatcattcaggtgccccGGGGCATAacactgatgactgttggacactgaaaagagccatagaaagactcattgttgaaaaattgattatAGTGATGAATGgagaggaccctcctaatgtgaccaaaaACCTgttgccagtacacaatgatgttcattttgtgggaataattggccgagatcaagaatacaagccggttggtcgatCAGAAATGACTGCGAGGACGATTCAAGAGagaaccaaactggaagtaagtccaagccaaGATGTGTCGTTAATTGTGAAAGGCCCCCCGAGCTCAGAAaaggcaactttatttgttcccaAGGTCTCAAGATTGGAAGTTCGCTCCAATGTTCCAAACACAAGGTTGTATATCCTTGGAGGCCACCTCATCACAAGGCAGAATCAGGGCGGTACGAAGGGTATAATAGAGctgatcataatcaagcctgccataCAACCCCGTGTGACAAACATGCAAACCattccttggaactacaacaaaactgtggTGACCTACAAatgcaaggaaatcatagaagaagtgggggaaactagAGGTTTAACTCGATCgtggaggtgttactctccagaagagttgaggaagtccaagcaaatcagagaaggccaaatgccaataaagaaactagtcactgaagaagaggcagAAGAgcttttgaaaaagatgaaagttcaggattactcaatcattgaccaattGAGAAAtactcctgcccaaatctctcaGTTATCTCAGCTCATACACTCAGAAGAGCATACTCATGTACTAATGAAGATCCTGAatgaggcacatgtctcagagaagatcaccgtgaatcagttagagaaggTGGCCAacagattttttgaggtgaataAAATCTCCTTTACTGCTGATGAACTTCCCGAGGAGGGAGCCgggcacaatagggctttgcacctgattgtcaaatgtgagggtCATTATATAAatcgagtcatggttgatggaggctcgagtgtagatatattccctctctctaccttgcaaagaaTGAAGGTCAATACAAACAGAATCCGACTCAACAATGTTCGTATCTGA